Genomic DNA from Anabaena sphaerica FACHB-251:
ACTAAGTCAATTTCATACCCCTCACTTTCTAATAGTGTTTGCACTAAAATTAAATTATCTCTTGTATCATCAACGGCGAGGATACGATCAACCTTATCACTTTTGGCAACAGACATAGTTTATCAACTTCTGGGAAATTAATCTAAATTAATCTAAGTAAGTCAGCGGGAAAAAACCGAAGTATGTAACAAAAAGTAAATTCACCAAAACCCTCTTCCCCGTTCCCCGTTCCCTGTTCCCTGTTCCCTTGTCATAACGACAATTTTTAACGCCCACTTACTTACTCTGGCATCTACACTTGGGAATTTACTGTCTAAAATGTGGATATCCTAGCGACACTTTATTGAATTGAGATGGCAAGTGAGGTAAATTTTGATGAGAATAATAAATTCCATCGTCACTACCTAAATTTAAACTATAATTGTCTCCACTATCAGGTGATAATGTAATTTGACGTGGCAATTCAATTTTAAATACCGACCCCACTCCTAATTGACTTTCTAGAAATATTTTTCCTCCCATCATTTGTACCAATGAATCAATAATTGCTAAACCCAGTCCTGTTCCAGGATATTTACGACTGATACCTTGATCTACTTGTCGAAATGCCTCAAAAATATGTTTAAGATCTTGAGAAGAAATGCCAATTCCTGTGTCTCGAATAGTAATCGCTAATTGATTTTGGGGAGTTTCTTTCACTTCTACCCTAATACCTCCATATTCTGTAAATTTAACTGCGTTGGAAAGCAGGTTAATTAAAATCTGATGTACTCGCACTGGATCATTAAATACTAAAGTGTTTTGTAAGTCTATTTCCACTAGCAAAGATAACTTTTTGGCTTCTGCTAAAGAACGTATTTCCGCCACAGTATTATTAACTATCTTCGATAAATCAAATATTTCCGGTTTTAACTCTAATCTACCTGCCTCCAATTTGGAAAAGTCCAGAACTTCATTTAGCAACATCAGCAAATGCTTACCATTATTGAGGATGCGCTCTACCATATCTGCTTGCTGATGGGAGAGTTGACCAAATTTTGGACGTAACAGTATTTGAGAAAAACCAATGATAGCATTCATTGGGGTTCGCAATTCATGAGATATGGTTGCTAAAAATTGCGATTTAAGTCGTGATGCTTCCAAGAGTTTCAAATTTTGCAACTGAATTTGTTGCCGTTGTTTCTCCAATTCTTGGTTCTTACGAATCAGTTGCTCATTACTTTGTTTGAGTTGTTGATATGCCAAATCGGCTTTCATTTCCGCGCGATACAAACGAATCGCGTTTTGCAATATCATTACTAAATTTTCTGGGTTTAGCTTAGACTTAGTAAGATAGTCTGTAGCACCTGCTTGCAACAATTCAATAGCAATTTGTTCCTCTCCTTGAGCAGTGAGGATGACTAAAGGAACTTTTATTTCTGAAGAGCGTAGCTTGTGAATTAAAGTGAAGCTATCTTGGTTTGGTAAGCGATCATCGAGAAAAACGCAGTCAAAGTTAGAATGTTGGAGAGCAGCAAGCGCATTATTACTATCCTTGACTTCACACAGTTCCATATAGACACCTGCATTTTTCAGGGCTAGACGGACTGCCATGCGATCTACTTCATCATCATCTACAACCAAAATTTTCAGCGTCTCTTTCATCAGTTTTTATTTTCGCTGTCCAATAAACATTGAAGTACAGCATTTGTATTTTCAAACTATGTAACTACAGAACTGACAATTTTTGTGTATCTCAAATATAGCTATTGAGGAATTCAGGTATTTTACACAATATCGAGATTGATATTCGTTACATTTAATTTATCGTCCTCCACTACTACTAATTGTGAATTTTTATGTCTTTAGCTGGTTGCACAAGCAAGTATTTCATTTTTTCTGCCAAATTTGTTGATGACATTGAATATGCTTTCTTGGAACTCTAGCAAATGGAAAATTGCTCACGTTTAATAAATAATAATTTAGAAACTATTGGCAATTATCCTCACTGAAAATGATTCTTTATTAAATTGGGCAGAGTCAAGATAAAGTAAAATCAAATACTTTATCCATCTCAACACAATTGTAATTGAGTAGATGATTCACCGTCCTCACCCATTAGTGAGAGTTGCATACAAACATTGTGTACCATAAGCTTGAGCAGTTTTACTCTCTTGAATCTTACTTAGTCTTGATTCGTGAGTGATGACTCATTCAATATTAGAAAGTTTCAAGTTCATATCCGGACATTTTCATACAAGCGCGAGCTATTAGTCTTAAACCCTTACCCTCGTGACAGGAGTTTTTGAATTGTGTGTATACCTTGGGGGAGCCTCAGCGAAATTGGCCTGCGCCCGGTACTATGACGAATTATGAAGTTACAAGTTGGTAATTCAGTTTGTAAATTTATGTCACAAAAATCTCCTCTTGTGCTAGGATAAAAAAGTTAATATCAGTCATCCAACAGGCTAAATTCAGGGTAATGGCTGGGAATGTGACAAATTAAACGTAAGCAAATGTGACATATTAATGATGATTGAAGCCGGTGAAACCCAATACTTGTCGGTTAAGGGGGAAAAGGCAACAGGGAAAAGGGCAGAAACAACCTTGACCCTTTAACCTTTTCCCCAAGCCAAATGAGGTGTTGAATTTCTTAACCGAGCAGTATTGAAACTCGCTCAAAATTTACTGTCTCATAAATTACCACCTAAAACCTCAGTCGGCTGTTAAAAAAGTTGTAATTTAATGTTTCTTAGCAGGATGGTTGACTGAATTGAATGAGAAGTCAAGGAAAAATTTATAACATTTGAGCAACTCGCAAAAGTATGGGAGAACTATTCAAAGATACTGAACCAAGAGCAAAAATGCGGCTCGATGAATTGCATAAATTTCCAGATAAATTCCCAGATAGGGTGAAAGAAGTCTCCGCAGCTTTTAAAAAAGCTTGGTATAAGATTTTTTTAAACAAAAACTGAGACTAGCAAAGACACTGTCCTGAGAAAGAGGATGTATGATTTTGGATTCGTCTCACTATTTCATATTCAAAAAAATTAGGCATATATCCGTAGTTAGATTTTTACTTATATCTAACTATGAAATAAGTGAAACTTATTATTTCTACCGATGGATGCAACTTGGTCAAAATATCATCTATCTTTAGTTTGGGGAAATTAGATGAAAAACTGACCAATGGTTTTAAGTTCAAATCAGCAGTTAGATATAGAGTTGGGTGTAACAATGAATGAGATTAGCATTCTTTTAATTGAAGATCATGACTTAACCCGGATGGGATTAAGGGCTGCATTGCAGTCACACAGTGGGTTAAGAGTAATTGGTGAAGCCGCAAATGCCACTCAAGGACTAAAACTTTTGGAAACTGCCAAGCCAGATGTGGCCGTAGTGGATATTGGTTTACCAGATATGGATGGGATAGAACTCACCCGGAAGTTTAAACGCCATCAAGCGGAAAATGGACAAGCCACAAAAATTCTGATTTTGACAATGGATCACACAGAAGATGCCGTCCTAGCAGCTTTTGCGGCGGGTGCAGATTCTTATTATATGAAAGAGACAAGCATTAATAAATTGACCGAAGCCATACAAGCCACTTATGCTGGTAACTCTTGGATTGATCCGGCGATCGCCAATGTGGTATTAAAGAAAATGCGCTTGGGTTTACCAGGAGAGAGTAGCGGCTCTGATAAACCAAAGACTGTAAAAATCGAGGCTTTGGCCACAGAATATGAGCAAGTTTTGGAAACTTATCCCTTGACTCAGCGGGAACTGGAAATTTTAGAATTAATTGTTGCAGGTTGTAGTAACGGACAAATTGCTGAAAAACTTTATATTACAGTGGGAACAGTCAAAACTCACGTTCGCAACATCTTGAATAAACTCTGCGCTGATGACAGAACTCAAGCAGCGGTTCGGGCTTTGCGTTCTGGGTTAGTAGGTTAAGAAGATTTCAACG
This window encodes:
- a CDS encoding response regulator transcription factor — encoded protein: MNEISILLIEDHDLTRMGLRAALQSHSGLRVIGEAANATQGLKLLETAKPDVAVVDIGLPDMDGIELTRKFKRHQAENGQATKILILTMDHTEDAVLAAFAAGADSYYMKETSINKLTEAIQATYAGNSWIDPAIANVVLKKMRLGLPGESSGSDKPKTVKIEALATEYEQVLETYPLTQRELEILELIVAGCSNGQIAEKLYITVGTVKTHVRNILNKLCADDRTQAAVRALRSGLVG
- a CDS encoding ATP-binding protein: MKETLKILVVDDDEVDRMAVRLALKNAGVYMELCEVKDSNNALAALQHSNFDCVFLDDRLPNQDSFTLIHKLRSSEIKVPLVILTAQGEEQIAIELLQAGATDYLTKSKLNPENLVMILQNAIRLYRAEMKADLAYQQLKQSNEQLIRKNQELEKQRQQIQLQNLKLLEASRLKSQFLATISHELRTPMNAIIGFSQILLRPKFGQLSHQQADMVERILNNGKHLLMLLNEVLDFSKLEAGRLELKPEIFDLSKIVNNTVAEIRSLAEAKKLSLLVEIDLQNTLVFNDPVRVHQILINLLSNAVKFTEYGGIRVEVKETPQNQLAITIRDTGIGISSQDLKHIFEAFRQVDQGISRKYPGTGLGLAIIDSLVQMMGGKIFLESQLGVGSVFKIELPRQITLSPDSGDNYSLNLGSDDGIYYSHQNLPHLPSQFNKVSLGYPHFRQ